One Molothrus ater isolate BHLD 08-10-18 breed brown headed cowbird chromosome 14, BPBGC_Mater_1.1, whole genome shotgun sequence DNA segment encodes these proteins:
- the PDZD11 gene encoding PDZ domain-containing protein 11: MEGRVPYDDFPVVFLPPYESPPAWVPPHERVYHPDYNNELTQFLPRTIVLKKPPGAQLGFNIRGGKASQLGIFISKVIPDSDAHRAGLQEGDQVLSVNDVDFQDIEHSKAVEILKTAREITMRVRYFPYNYQRQKERTVH, from the exons ATGGAGGGCCGGGTGCCCTACGACGACTTCCCGGTGGTTTTCCTGCCGCCTTACGAGAGCCCGCCCGCCTGGGTGCCGCCGCACGAG CGCGTTTATCACCCCGACTACAACAACGAGCTCACGCAGTTCCTGCCCCGTACCATCGTCCTCAAGAAGCCGCCCGGGGCGCAG CTGGGCTTCAACATCCGGGGAGGAAAAGCCTCACAGTTGGGAATCTTCATCTCCAAG GTGATTCCTGACTCGGATGCTCACAGGGCcgggctgcaggagggggacCAGGTGCTCTCAGTGAACGATGTGGATTTCCAGGACATTGAGCACAGCAAG GCCGTGGAGATCCTGAAGACGGCGCGGGAGATCACGATGCGCGTCCGGTACTTCCCCTACA atTACCAGCGGCAGAAGGAACGGACAGTTCACTAA
- the KIF4A gene encoding chromosome-associated kinesin KIF4A, protein MVREDEKGIPVRVALRCRPLVPKETSEGCRTCLSFVPGEPQVVVGNDKAFTYDYVFDPSVEQEEVFNTAVSPLVRGIFKGYNATVLAYGQTGSGKTYSMGGTYTANQEHEPSVGVIPRVIKLLFEEKQQRHDWDFVLKVSYLEIYNEDILDLLCPSRERSPISIREDPKEGIKIVGLTERNVTCAQETVSCLEQGNNSRTVGSTAMNSQSSRSHAIFTICIDQKKRNDKNCSFHCKLHLVDLAGSERQKKTKAEGDRLKEGININRGLLCLGNVISALGDENKKGGFVPYRDSKLTRLLQDSLGGNSHTLMIACVSPADSNLEETLNTLRYADRARKIKNKPIVNVDPQAAELHQLKQQVQQLQVLLLQAHGGTLPVALNGLAPSENLQSLMEKNQSLQEENQKLSQGLSEAAGQTAQMLERIILTEQENEKMNAKLEQLQHHAVCKLDLQKLVETVEDEELKENVEVIRNLQQVLAELQSENAAATEAAAELPNSEQDSPGGAELGQESKRASDFSTQHALRQAQLSRELLELNKALTLKEALAKKMSQNDTQLGPIQSQYQTNIRDLELEVSNLQKEKEELVLALQMAKKDINQAKLSERRRKRLQELEAQITELKKKLNEQSKLLKLKESTEHTVSKLNQEIREMKQQRVQLMRQMKEDTEKFRQWKQQKDKEVIQLKEKDRKRQYELLKLERDFQKQANVLRRKTEEAAAANKRLKDALQRQKEVADKRKETQNRGMEGIAARVKSWLANEVEVLVSTEEARRHLADLLEDRKILAKELCQLKEKKDAGENPPPKLRRRTYCLADLQALDTDLSVSKQIESLQTEMELRSAQIADLQQKLLDADNGDRAKQRWDSIATILEAKCALKYLLGELVSSKVQESKLQSGLQQSQASCSDVQKMLMEERNHIAEMEAEFQNQILVQEQQHQEKVLYLLSQFQQKEAAEKRLEDSLNEQEKQLQERLRFQEEELEKMREICEKNQELLRENDTLKQKLLLLQVASGQKLGHIQQRPPESPDSSFDYVPPKPKCRRQTTAKPRAPSPEVDVEELFSDPGELEDSDWLPGKAGRGTRKNLMGCSCKGRCGNRQCGCRKQKLGCTDGCSCAAATCRNRERGLETTPCEEHKRDSEGSLKLEDPTEVKAEESFFRPLCITPTTKVLQDITEQEVLLKIPSTAASLLGRDEESRENQNPFGRRKKRMLSSNISFFSGCTPIKE, encoded by the exons ATGGTGCGGGAGGACGAGAAGGGCATCCCGGTGCGCGTGGCGCTGCGCTGCCGGCCGCTGGTGCCCAAGGAGACCAGCGAGGGCTGCCGGACGTGCCTGTCCTTCGTGCCCGGCGAGCCGCAG GTCGTGGTGGGCAATGACAAAGCCTTCACCTACGACTACGTGTTCGACCCGTCCgtggagcaggaggaggtttTCAACACCGCGGTGTCGCCTCTGGTCCGTGGCATCTTCAAAG GATACAATGCCACTGTCTTGGCCTACGGACAGACGGGGTCGGGGAAAACCTATTCCATGGGAGGCACCTACACTGCCAACCAGGAGCATGAGCCCAGCGTGGGGGTCATCCCCAGGGTCATCAAGCTGCTCTTTGAGGAGAAACAGCAAAGGCACGATTGGGACTTCGTCCTCAAAGTTTCTTATTTGGAG atTTACAACGAGGACATCCTGGACCTGCTGTGCCCCTCCCGAGAGCGCTCCCCGATCAGCATCCGGGAGGACCCCAAGGAAGGCATCAag ATTGTGGGGTTGACAGAAAGAAATGTCACCTGTGCCCAAGAGACCGtgtcctgcctggagcaggggaacAACTCCAGAACTGTGGGATCCACGGCCATGAATTCCCAGTCCTCCAGATCCCATGCCATCTTCACCATCTGCATTGATCAGAAGAAGAGAAATGACAA GAATTGCAGTTTTCACTGCAAATTACACCTGGTGGATCTTGCTGGCTCTGAGAGACAAAAGAAGACCAAGGCTGAGGGAGACAGACTCAAAGAAG GAATCAACATCAACAGAGGCCTCCTATGCCTGGGGAATGTCATCAGTGCTCTGGGAGATGAGAATAAAAAGGGAGGCTTTGTCCCCTACAGAGACTCCAAGCTGACCAGGCTGCTGCAAG acTCCCTGGGTGGGAACAGCCACACTCTGATGATTGCCTGTGTGAGCCCAGCAGATTCCAACCTGGAGGAGACCCTGAACACTCTGCGTTATGCTGACAGGGCCAGGAAGATCAAAAACAAACCCATTGTCAATGTGGACCcccaggcagctgagctgcaccagctgaagcagcag gtccagcagctccaggtgttGCTGCTGCAGGCCCATGGAGGGACCCTGCCTGTGGCTCTCAA tggtTTGGCCCCCTCAGAGAACCTCCAATCCCTGATGGAGAAGAACCaatccctgcaggaggagaacCAGAAGCTGAGCCAGGGGCTGAGTGAGGCTGCTGGGCAAACAGCACAGATGCTGGAGAGGATCATCCTG ACAGagcaagaaaatgagaagatgAATGCAAAActagagcagctccagcaccacgCTGT GTGCAAGTTGGATCTGCAGAAGTTGGTGGAGACTGTGGAAGATGAGGAGTTAAAGGAAAATGTGGAGGTGATCAGGaacctgcagcaggtgctggctgagctgcag AGTGAAAACGCTGCCGccacagaagctgctgcagagctgccaaacTCTGAACAGGATTCTCCAGGT ggagcagaactGGGCCAGGAATCCAAGAGAGCCTCTGACTTCAGCACCCAACACGCCCTGCGCCAGGCCCAGctctccagggagctgctggagctcaaCAAAgccctgactctgaaagaggCCCTGGCCAAAAAAATGTCTCAAAATGATACTCAGCTTGGGCCCATTCAGTCCCAGTACCAG ACCAATATCAGGGATCTGGAATTGGAGGTCAGCAacttgcagaaggaaaaggaggagctgGTCCTTGCTCTGCAAATGGCAAAGAAGGACATCAACCAGGCCAA gctgagcgAGCGGCGCCGGAAaaggctccaggagctggaagcacAAATTACTGAGCTCAAGAAGAAGCTGAATGAGCAATCCAAGCTCTTGAAGCTGAAGGAATCCACAGAGCACACGGTGTCCAAACTGAACCAGGAGATCAGG GAAATGAAGCAGCAAAGGGTGCAGCTGATGCGTCAGATGAAAGAAGACACCGAGAAATTCAGGCAgtggaagcagcagaaggacaAGGAAGTGAtccagctgaaggaaaag GACCGTAAGAGACAATATGAGCTCctgaagctggagagggatttccAGAAGCAGGCCAACGTCCTTCGGCGCAAAACAGAGGAG gcagcagctgccaacaaACGCCTCAAGGATgccctgcagaggcagaaggagGTGGCAGATAAACGGAAGGAGACCCAAAATCGGGGCATGGAAGGAATTGCTGCACGAGTCAAA AGCTGGCTTGCAAATGAAGTTGAGGTTCTTGTCAGCACTGAGGAAGCTCGAAGACACCTGGCAGACCTGCTGGAGGACAggaaaatcctggcaaaagAGCTCTGTcagctgaaagagaagaaagatgcTGGAGAAAACCCCCCTCCAAAGCTGCGG AGGCGCACGTACTGCCTGGCTGACCTGCAGGCCCTGGACACGGATCTCTCTGTCTCCAAGCAGATTGAGAGCCTGCAAACAGAGATGGAGCTCAG GAGTGCCCAGATAGCAGATCTGCAGCAGAAACTCCTGGATGCAGACAATGGAGATCGGGCCAAGCAGCGCTGGGACAGCATTGCCACCATCCTGGAGGCCAAATGTGCTCTGAAGTATCTCCTGGGAGAG CTGGTCTCCTCCAAAGTGCAGGAGAGCAAACTGCAGAgtggcctgcagcagagccaggccagcTGCTCTGATGTGCAGAAGATGCTGATGGAAGAGAGGAACCACATAGCAGAGATGGAGGCAGAGTTCCAAAATCAGATtttggtgcaggagcagcaacaCCAGGAAAAG GTTCTGTACCTGCTCAGCCAATTCCagcagaaagaagcagcagagaagagaTTGGAAGATTCCCTGAACGAGCAGGAGAAACAACTGCAGGAGCGACTGCGGTTCCAG gaggaagagctggaaaaaatgAGGGAGATCTGTGAGAAGAACCAGGAACTTCTCCGGGAAAATGACACTCTGAAACAG aaactgctgctcctccaaGTTGCCAGTGGCCAGAAGCTCGGGCACATCCAGCAAAGGCCACCTGAGTCTCCAGACTCTTCTTTTGATTATGTTCCACCCAAA CCCAAGTGCCGCCGGCAGACGACGGCCAAGCCCCGAGCACCCAGCCCCGAGGTGGATGTGGAGGAGCTGTTCTCTGAccctggggagctggaggaTTCTGACTGGCTTCCTGGGAAAGCAGGCAGAGGAACCAGGAAAAACCTCATGGGG TGCTCGTGCAAGGGCCGCTGTGGGAACAGGCAGTgtggctgcaggaagcagaagtTGGGATGCACCGACGGCTGCAGCTGCGCCGCGGCCACGTGCAGGAACAGGGAGCGGGGCCtg